A segment of the Caretta caretta isolate rCarCar2 chromosome 13, rCarCar1.hap1, whole genome shotgun sequence genome:
AATGAACCCACGGAGAGATGGCAGGGGTTACACctatgagtcagcaggacatGTAGGGACGAGTCTGTGGACAGGGGCCTGCAATTGCTTTTCCATGCCCATGTGTTTGTAggtttgtgtttgggacacaggatgTACAAGCCACAAGACAAAGAATATAAAatggcagctgcatcttctccatttttgtcttcaatcctgcttctcacctctggagtaacttctctacaaactgaagctctgaacaaaggactgaataacccatccaagctgtggatgtgttccagagggactctACAAgtcagcaaactcaccaatgctgctaagaacctgatatatggactctgaAGTCATATATATGGACCTGATTGTTTTGACCAGTTAACAGCTctcttgttcttttcttttctaataaacctttagttttagacgtTAAAGGATGGGCTGGCAGtttggtattttgggtaagatccaacctAATATTCACCTGGCAatgtgactggccctttggggttcagaagaacattttgtagaGTGAGAAGAGTTTTCAAATAACTCCTCACCTTACTGCACTGAgctgctgattgggagccagggaactggaatgcaataagggggctgtgtgatttcttttctaGCTTcctgataaccagtgtgggggatcaggagcacagtttgtgactgattGGTGAATCTGACTTCAGTGTTAACCTCCAGTTTTGGGAggatctgtctttttttttcagcctgtcctgaccttggcattttcagtgagggcttCCCTTTCCACCACAGGTAAACACACATTCACCGTCTCCACGCATCAGATATGCACGCGCTGTGCGTGTACAGTGCATATTCCgcgtctagataatacttagtcctgccatgagtgcaggggtctggactagatgagcccccaaagtcccttccagtcctatgattctatgctccatACCAACTGCAGAAGCCCTGAAACACACCGAGACTACACCCAGGCACCGTCGGAATAGGTAGGGAACATACACGAGGGGCCCCATTTACTGGAGAGCAGCCTGGGGGCCCTGGTGTGTTCCCAGCATTGCACTGTATAAGTAGCAGCACCTGTCCAGGTTGTCATGGGTCTTACCCTGGCCTGCACAGGCCTGGAGACAATCTTCTTTAGTCTCAAAGTTGTTCTTGTTCCCATTGCAGCCACCATAAGAGAATTCTTCACGCTTCTTAGAATGCCAGTTGTAGACCCAGCGAGGAATGGCAGCAGTACAGGGGCCCACTTCAGTGGGGAGGCTGCAGATATCTGCGGACACAGGACAGAGAGATAAGGGACTCAGAAGCAGGGACTTCTGCCAAGGATCtgtctcccccacacccagatgaAGAGGGTAGGCATGAGAGCGCAGGAGCAGAGGCTTGTCCTATGGGCGTCTCTGTGCAATGTGATGTGGCCTTTACCACCCAAAGTGAGAAATCATCAGGGAAAAATATCCGTGTCCAGCTTCAGCAGAGACTCAGCACcctggggcaagggtgttccaGAGGATGGAAGAGTCCCTCCTGcccctgcagagctggcattgcccCTCCCAGCGCTAGAGGAATGGCACAAAGGATTGCACATGGACACGGAAATGGACATCTGGAAGTCTGAGAGTCCCTGGAAAGGGAGATGGCCCCTGTCTTCATGGTGCTGCCGGGAGCCGGGTCcagtgcccagccctgagccgggCTGGGATTTAAACAATGGCCCAGGTGGGGCCTGGTCAGGATGGGGGGAGGTGGCTCACAGTGACCTCTCGGCTCCTGCCATGGACCAGCGCCAGGCACGCACTGTCTGAGACTAAATCAGTCCCCCCGGAAGAAACGAGGAAACAACCCGGATCCCGGGTCTGAGAACCTCCCTGCACTCAGCAGCTCTGTGACTGCAGAGTTCAGTGTAAACGGGGTGACTCCACTGCAGTCCCTAGGGACGTGAGTGTGAAACCCGAGAGAGATCGGGTTGAGCCCTGAAGAGACTCACTCCTTCACTGTGGAAACATTTCAGCCCAGAAATGACCAATACCCTCTTCCTGCTTCAGCAAAGACCCCGAGCCCCTGAGCTCATTGGATCATTCAGGCCACGGTCAGACAGTAACTGATTTCTCCTTGTATCTCCCAGTGGGAGAGGGAGGTACCCTGGCTACGGGCAGCCCTGTGTCACAGGCTGGAACAGGGCGCAGGGTCGGACAGGTTTGTGCCGACCGCTCGTGTTTAGAATATCCCGCCCGCATTCCCATCTGTGGCCTGTACAAAGCAGGGCTGGACCTGAGTTAGCAGGTGTAGGGGCCCTCAGCATGCGAGAGCTCAGGGCCCTCAGGTCAGGGAGTGGAGATCAGCCTCAGTGGCCCGGCCATCTTCCCAAACTGTCCTGCAGGACTAGGGGcgacccagcccccagccctgagcctcacCGTGCCCTCCACACTTCCTGAGACATCCTGTTTGAGTCTCAGAGTTGTTCTCGTTCCCATCACAACCTCTATATGTGAATTTCTCACACTTCTTGGCCTGCCATTTGTAGAACCAGCGAGGGATCATGGCATAACAGGACCCGGGGTCAGCAGGGAGTCTACAAAGGTCtgaggggcagagcagagagagaagtgTCTGAAAGGCAGAGCAAAGCCATTCTGAGCTGGGTTTCTCCCTTCATCCCCTGGTCCCTTCCCCTTccactgcctgctgcctgcacttACCCCCAGCCGCAGGCGGCAGCTGGACCCAGAgggccaggagccccaggaggaGGACGATGGCCCCTGACTTCATGGTGCTGCCGGGAGCCGGGTCcagtgcccagccctgagccgggCTGGGATTTAAACCTGGTGGGGCCAGGTCAGAAGGGGAGGAGGTGCCTGCAGTGACCTCTCGGCTCCTGCCATGCTCCAGCTCCCAGCACGTGCTGTCTGACAATAAATCAGTTCCCCCAGGTGGAACGAGGAAACAAGCCGGATCCTGGGGTTTGCGAAACCCCCTTGAAGGGAGCCTGGAGAAACAGGGAGGTCCAGGCCCAAAAGTCCCGTTGGCTGCAGTCTCAGAGACTGATGGGGGCACATGCCCGCCCCATCCTAGGGGACAGACCCTACTCAGTGCCCAAGGGAAGGGAAATCCCTGGCTCCTGCCAGTGGCTCCAGGGGTGCGCATGTGTAGTTCCTTCCTGGCCCCAGGGGTATAGACAGCTTGGCCCACGGGGGAGTGCGCGTCACCCTTCAACCCCAGacatgggctgggagccaggtcaTGGCCCTTTCCCCGTTGTGTCCCCAGTAGCTGGTTCCACCAGCCCCCTTGGGGCCCAGGAGACGGGACCGGCTCTGGAAAAAGTCCCCGCGGGGGATTCAATTCCCAGCAGCGCCCATTGGACCCCTGGCTACTGCtcagctgcccctgccctgcagcctggctgCGTCTGTCCAGCAGGGACTGACCAGAGGGACTGTGGTGCCATGGCCCAGCCCCCGTCCCTTCCATTTCCCAACACGGGGAACCCTGCCCAGGGGAATGAGGAAATGGCCATGGCCCAGAGCAACGGGGGATCAGCCGTGGACACACTGGGCTTGTGCTGCTGCCCTTGTGAACTGCCAGAGCCTGACATGGGCCCAGAGCCCCCAGAGCCGCCCTCCCGGAGAAACCAGCCAGATGGGTCCAGAGCAGCCCTGCAGGGCCGGAGGCCTGGTCACCTGAGGGGACCGGCCCGACCTGCCCACACCAGCCAGGGCGATGCAGAGCGGAGGGAGGAGCCCGCCTGGCCCCCTCATCTGTTCTTCCGTGAGACACTCGCCACCAGGACACCTGGAGGAGGTGCCTGACTTGCATGGCAATAATATGGCTGGATCCCCAGAACTGGGTCTTGCTGGGGAGAGGGACCGACCCCATTGGGGAGAGCGGGGTTGacaggctctgagctggggcttcCTCCCCCAAGCGACTCCCCCCAGAGCTACTGGGGAGGGGCCGGCTTGGAAAATCCTCCCCCGACCCTTTCACCTCAAATGCCTGTTCCCCAGCGACTCTGGATTGTGTCCCCTGAACCcctcacagaggtgctgtctGGGGTCCTGTGGagacagccctgctcccctcgaggtgctgagcagctgtgCGTCCCCACCCCAGCAAATGTGTCTGGGTGTATGAGGTGCCCTCCCCTCTAGGCTCTGACCCCCCCGGAGGCTGGTGGTCCTTAATACCCTCTCCCTCCAGGACACAGGGCGAGCCCAGCCTCTGGGGGCTTAAACACAACACCCCCGGGAGCACCCCATAGACAATCAGCGTCTCTCAGTCTCTGGATTGCAGCCCTGAACAGAAGCAGCTGCCTTGGATCCAGCTTGACAGGcccagaggggtggggtgggtggtgggggctgcccaggctgggggaggcctGACCTGGAGAACGGAAGCAGAGGCCGAGGTGCTGGGACATCAGGAAATGTTTattgaggaagagaaggaatcCCAGGAAACCTCGACCTGTTCTCCTGGCAAGAGCaccagggatgggggagagaccctgggggttGGGGCTTTGTCTTCGGGCTGATCCGATCTTGGCAATTGGCCTGTGGGCTGAGGCAGCTCGTCCTGGCAGACGGGAGTCAGGGAGACCCTGGAAAATAGGAGGAAGCCGTCAGCGCCCTGGTCCCGTATCGCTGCTCCCCAAACACCCTGTGCTTGGCGTGGCAACAGGGCAGCTGGTGAGGGTGACACCATCCCAGGCAGACAGGTGCGCGTGCCAGGAGGGATGGGGCCGCAGCGCGTCTCTGGGCGGCTGCTGAGCCGCAGGGTGTCCTTGTGGCCGGAAGACAGGACTCACCTGATGGAGCCACCGTCAGGCAGATGTAGCCACAGCCATTAAAGCAGCACTTCTGTCCTTCTTTACAGTCAGAGTCGCTGTCGCAGCCATGCAGGCAAATGCCAGGGCCTGAGGTCTTGGGGCAAACCCCGGGTCTCTCTGCAATGCAGAATGAGCACACAGGGAGACACCAGTCTTGTCACTTAGCTGCACCAGCCAAAGGGACTCCCAGCCTCTGCCTTAGGACCTTGAACTGGCAGCTCCCTGGGCAGAGGTCCAGGGCAGCAGACACTTCCAGCTTCCTGAgacagctctgggctggggggcctggGAGTTGGGATCGGGTATGGCAGGCTCATGGGACTGGGTTTTGTTCCCCTGCCGCTGCAGAGCTGCCTGTCCCCCCGCCCAGCGCTCTGGACCCTTCCCCTGTGCTATCAGCCCTAGTGCTGCATGCAGGTGTGAGGACAGCCTCAGCCCATGGCACTGCACAGCCAGCTCTCGCTCAGAGCTCTGCGATTGCTACCCAGCGTAGCCAGACCATGCTGCACAACGGACAGAGCGGGCAGCTGGGTCCGAGGGGCCGGGCGTTTAGTCTCTGCTGTCAGGATTTCCGGGTGGAAGTGAAGCCTCCAGCACGACCCCAGTAGAACAGCCCACTTGTGCCAGAACTGGAGTCAGATGCCGGCAGCGCGGTCTCCCCTGCCCAGGCTCTTGGCCGGGGACCTGGGTCCCTGGCTGCCCCATGTGTCCATTAGCTTCTTCAGGAGGCAGGTCAAACCATGATACAGGGTGGCAGTGGCTGCCCAGGGCCACGCAGTAGGAGGCTATACTGGAACTCAGGACTTCCTGGCTAACAGGGCCACGGCTCCGAGCCCTGTGATTTAGGACCCCCCAGGTccctccccagccacagcagggctGGAACTCAGGGGACCTTTTATTTGACCAGACCTCCCACCGTGAGAGATACCAGGGCTCCTTGAACTGCTGGAGACCAGCCCCAGTGTAATTCCGCCCCCCCAGTTTATGGTATGGATCTGGGCAgcacctgcccccgccccaccgaGGGAGAGGCCGGGCTCTGTCCCACGCACCAGGAGGCCTGCAGGCACGCACACACTCTGCCTTCGTCTTAAAGTTGTTCTTGTTGCCCTTGCAGCCTCCGTAGATGAAGCTTTCACACATCCTGGAGGCCGGGTTGTAGAAGTAGCGAGGTATCCGTCCCTTGCAAGGGCCCTGCTCAGGCGGGAGTCGGCAAATGTCAcctggggagaggagatgggTTGTGATGAGAGCAGAGATCTGCACTGGATGGCCCTGAACACACGCGTGTGCTCTCTGGGAGGAGGCGACAGCAGGGTGCCTCTGGCCTGCATGGTGTGGCCGTTCACTCCTGACCTGAGAGCTCTTCCGGGGAAAGTGGGTGCCACAGGAGAGAAACATCCACTTCCACCTCCAGCAAAGACTCTGAGCCCTGGGGTCTGGGAGCGACGGCCCCAGGGAAAGCACATTTAAGGGCAATTCTTGCACTGCAAGTTGTGACTTCCTCTACAAAAGAGAGAGCTCCCGGGACCCTCATCTGAGCCATGGGCAACTTCCCTTACTCACGTTTATCTCCCTGACCAGCTACAGCCTGCAGCTCGGCCCAGACGGCGaggagccccaggagcaggaagATGCTGCCTGACTCCATGGTTCTGATGGGAGCTGGGTCTGAGTGCCCAGCGCTAAGCCAGGCTGCGATTTAAAGCCTAGTCCACGTGCGACCTGGTCAGGAGCGGGGGGGAGGTGCCCGCAGTGACCTATCGGCTCCTGCCATGCTCCAGCTCCCAGCACGCGCTGTCTGACAATAAATCAGTCCCCACGGATGGAACGAGGAAACAACCCGGATCCCGGGGTTTGGGAAACCCCCTCGAAGGAGCCTGGAGAAACAG
Coding sequences within it:
- the SPINT4 gene encoding kunitz-type protease inhibitor 4 isoform X1, encoding MACHHLLKKDIVTLCKKRGLSVGKFTKAELIVQLEEDDRSKEQIPDPNWGYSRIWEQLKREPGIAKTPVPDQTRVFTIGFPIGGSRRTGLELSLREQEDPGRQREPEKELQKQQQHELAVGERRGLGDLPGGLPDSRLPGRAASAHRPIAKIGSARRQSPNPQGLSPIPGALARRTGRGFLGFLLFLNKHFLMSQHLGLCFRSPDICSLPTEVGPCTAAIPRWVYNWHSKKREEFSYGGCNGNKNNFETKEDCLQACAGQGKTHDNLDRCCYLYSAMLGTHQGPQAALQ
- the SPINT4 gene encoding kunitz-type protease inhibitor 4 isoform X3, yielding MESGSIFLLLGLLAVWAELQAVAGQGDKRDICRLPPEQGPCKGRIPRYFYNPASRMCESFIYGGCKGNKNNFKTKAECVRACRPPERPGVCPKTSGPGICLHGCDSDSDCKEGQKCCFNGCGYICLTVAPSGSP